agctaaaccactgcccaAACATATATACGGacacaataacaaaataaaaaaacttctatatatactgatcgcttctaatgtttccgcttggcagagaatttaccggaatctattgaaaatttattattttatattgtttatatgtaggtaggtaggtagtttaacatttttttcatactaaacaattaaatataaatatatttaaaaggtatttgaaaaaatttcgaCCACATGGGGATCAaaaacacatgaccgacgacacatttcttttttttaatttaataacatgcaatgatatgtcatcgagtacaacactagtattactataatttaataacaaacacATCCAATGTCAaccaaaacaaatttaattattcatagaTACATTTAGTTTATTTGCCCTtagcaaattatatatttgatctctgggaatatttcatttgaatagtTGTTAATGAAATTACCACTGCTTGAATCTGTGCGAGGGGTGCGCATGGGTCTCGGCCGATGTTGAGTTGAAGCCGCCGCTGAAGCTGGAGCCGTGGAAGTAGTGGTCGACGAACTCGTCTCCGCTCTGGACACAGTCGAAGTCACACGAACGCCAGCACTCGATGTAACCTAAAgacacaaaaaaatacataaacaataccATTCTAACAACAGCCATATATGATAATGAGTAGAaagcaaataataaaaacctgATTGTGCACATAATTATAATTAGAGCCTGTCTGTCCAGACTTCACCAAGTTGGCGTATGTTTTCGGCTCTGAACTTACTACGGGCACtgtgaacgaaaaattatgtaaattaaaacgaATTCATTAATTCCAAATGTGAAAATACGATCGCGATTATTATTACCAGGTTCGTGAACGGGGGCGGGAGCAGGAGGCGTCGTTACGGCAGCTGGGGGAGGTATGGTTTCAATTTCCGGTTCAAATTCCTGGGTTCCGATGTCGACTTCGCCACAGGACGAATCGCTCACTGCCAGAGGAATCGAAATATTAcctgaataatttaataattgcaaaaatatatatacacataattaCACACATACGAATACTCCACGTATGTATTCATATGCCTGTGTAAAtgaatagatataataaatcaATCTTTTCAGGTTTGGGCCATTTTTGGACATGTGTCATTATTAAGCAATAttttatggttgtggctatttgcaggtactatatctgccaCAGgggcaaagccttctgcgcatgcgcgtgaaatgtcactgtcagcgtgttaactgttaaaattttgttttaaacctcttaaaatttagttcgaactcgtaaagtgacttaagagttaaaaatataatccaaattatttaatattattaattgttagaaaattattaccaTATACAAagtaatacctacatacaagtacaagccgcgaactagctaaatgatataaatctattataataacgtgcgaaatttatttgcctcgtgtataatgaacgattgattaaacaagtctagcatacattaaatgtaaaaaattataatcggattataagttcacgcgcatgcgcagaaggctttgcgcctgttgcagatatagtacctacaaatagccaataattcgcaggtATAGTACCtgtaaatagccaataattcgcagatatagtacctgcaaatagccacaaccaaaaaaaattatctgtGACGCTACTTtctaaatttcaaaaaatttaaaaattgtacacgTCCAGGGTTGTTTGAACAAAGCAACGGTAGAACGCCAACATAGAGTCTGCGGTCGGTGAAGTCGTAaccatacacattttttaaaaactataaaaatgtgatcagtgatcaattctgagGATTAATCAGTGAAAATTCCAAGTTCGAATTATCtcataattagaaaaatttcATCTATAATATTAGGActtcatatataaagtaaaaaatgcgAAGCCATTCTGATGTACCATCTGGCATCTTGACTGAATACACGCATCAGATCTAAATTTTACGCAACAGTAGAATTTACTAGTTAAATATGGGATAATACCTTGAATGTCATCCTGATGTCCGTTGTGAGATGCGTGATCTGGGTGGGCTGGCTGGGGAGGGACTGGAGCGGGATTGGGGGAGGTAACAGGAACAGACGTCGGAGTAACTGCAGGAGGAGGCGGGAAGTAAGGGGCGGGTAAAGCGGCAGGCGGGGGTTGTTGGGGCGCGGGTTCCTCACCCCTCGAATAACCCCACTCTGATTCCTCCTCGGAGAAGACAAAATCCTACACAAAGAAACAAAACAATGCATACATGCGAATAATTCAaaggtgaaaaatatcaaagcacCACGATAACAACATACCTGATAGCGGAATATGTCATTATGGACGTAGTATTGCTTGGGACTTTGAGCGGCCAAAACAAACGTCTGGGTGAAACGTCGCATCGGCTGTCCACCGTTGCTCAGCTCACCCGTCACCTGTACGACCACTCCGTTGCCAAGAGTCGCTTGAGAGTCCACCTGCAAACATGATCCAACTATAATAACTCGAAACAAAACTATCGACTAGTAGTGCATACATCAGATATACGTACTTGACTGATTTTAGCGTGACAATCCCGAAAGTTCAACTGTTGGATTCTGTTGTGAATTTCCTTTTGTCCGATGACGGGTTCGGCGTCCCTGTCGGAAGCGTCGAGTCCGCCGTGGATGAAGGACGACATGTTATTGTAGAACCTTGAACAAATGACGGTCGATCAATTATGGGAACAGTTCCACGAAACGTGGTGTGGAATATTCTAGACTCACCTGTGCAAATGTATCGGCGCTTTGTTCAGGAGGGTGTAATATTGCCGGACAAACTCCCGGCCGACGCTCTCCGGTGACGGTGGTTCCTCCATGACCATTTCCTTCACGTTGATAACCGTCGTGAGTTTTTTTAGTTCCGAACTGGTTCAAGTCCTATCACAAATAAAagcattattattattccaTACAAAACATAGCATTATGACGTGTACAGAACAATACAAGATACCGattattctataaataaaaaagattctGATTATTCTTTACAATAAAGAGAGGCAATATTTAGCATAGTTGGAAGTATTTGAATACAGCAACTCGAATTGAAATTGCTCATGGTGGCGTAGAAACAGTCAGCGATTAGTATCTTGAAAATGAACCCACAAGTAAATATTTGCCGAATCGGCAGTTCCCAACCTATTCGACTTGGGGACCCCTTGGCGGtctattttcaaaaattgtatccttaaccgtttgcccgcggccgtcttctatggaagctttgggcgacaagtctgtagcgcggctctcttccatagaatttctgaactttgcacgggattttgagccttatatgcgcctatttcaactgttttaaggttcaaaattggttgaatatattactgagagttgaatgccatctattcaatttgcttaaaatgaatatataccagtcaaaattagttttttgtagaactatactgaaacctcgtttatgtgaagaatgattatttgacaattaagccaaaactacgagatgtattatgtattttattgtttaaaataatactttatgtgttaattaacatatctggttacttgagtaaatattaaaatctgtatttaaggtctaAAACTcgaaaaaaaaaggtgccgcctacaaggcttgttcgctatatttattgccacgGGTAAAGGGTTAATACAAGTTTTTTGTCAAACCCCCCCCCAAGCTGTGTATATGGAAATATTCTATATGTTAAATTCTGTTGAgttgaattataaatattaatccaagattttatctatttttattttgattaactcattttttttcatttaatattatattcagcataaaaaaataaaataataaaggaaGCTGTTTCATGCAACGTTTGGTAAAAGAGATTGGTGTGCATAGAGGTGAGAATAGATAATAAGACCCAATTGGGAATCACTTCACGAGATGAATAAAATCAAGATACTTTTTTTAGTGTTTCTTGAACAAAGTATAGCATTATGCCATAAAATCCTGTTTTGAAGATAATCTTACTCAAATAGTTGAAAATCGTTAATTTGATAATTTGGGGTCAATGAACTTAACTTGTTCTGACTGTGTGGAATgattagggttgccagatggtatccaaaaggaggacatgtcctccttttggaaAACTacatagttttggaaaaatacattcattaatagacttgttttgtttattttatattgttgcaagatatattagagagtctaaacacacctttacaaaactcgaaatcctcagcagTAGTTATCCAGGGTTTGTTTAGCTACAATTTtcatacctgctttctattggatttctaaataattctagttggaaatattggcgaaaATTTCAGCATGtcagacgtcagcactcaaagagtCAAATGATGCAAGGGTGTGAAGAATCTACCAGCTCAAAATAGCAGACTTTTATGAAAATTGCTCAAGATAGCGACGACTTGTTATTAATGGTGTCTGCTTATGATAGTCGATTAAATCCGAACATGGCTGATACAAGAATTGTTTCCATTTAATATGAATCGTGAATATTTGAGATTTGGATTTCCGAATGATGCTGGTGATCATTATATTCCGACTCCAATGATGTAATGATGTATAATTCAATGTTACATGTGAATTTTCAGAACCGGTACATATTGAAGTTGAAGGAAGATGAACCCAAGACTGATTTGCAGTGTGGAAGAGGAATAGATATACTAGTAGGTATCTataaaacggttcggtgattactggtcacaaattactcgtcacaaagttactaaaatctctataacggaacatctggcagccgaaaagtccatcatactaacgataactatcatagtaacgagaacttgagtgccaaatattgtgtattcgcgattttcatggcgaaaattgtctttgtgaccaccccaatgtgacgaatagtccaattaccctaTAAAACATGAAAGAAAGTGGACTCCATTGACGGATAGAACATACGGTATTAAATAGTGAGTAGCAAAAAATCATCTCAATACTATCAAAGCCAAAACGCGAGTCTTCAACTTCGGTTTACaatagggttgccatacgtcccagtTTACGGGGACGTGTCCCCGTTTTGAGGCTTGCGTCCCAGTGTCACCTTCAGAAGGATATTTGTCCCAGTTTTccatagatattatttaaaaatatatctttctgataatatataattaagtgAGTTTGCACAAGAAGCAGATGGTTATCACTCCTTCCAGAAATTACAAGGATACTAAGTATGTGGGAGGCGTTGGAAGACTTTTtcttaaaagaagaaaatgctccaaaagcgataattgatttctttaaaaatccTTTGTCAGAACTTTACACCATGTTTGTATACAGTATATTTTTCATGGATTCAATTCACGAGGAAGTAATGTACATGaaatcatttattgaaaatgaaacaCGTGAAGAATGGGATACCaaagatgtacatacatgataaatggttatgcttttttaaaaatactaaagaaaCAGAAAGAAAAACTAACCTACTGAAATTTTGCCAATACCTGTACGCTATCCCAGCATATAATGCACACGTTGAGCgtgtattttcattaattaatactcagtggacaGATGAACGAAATAAGATTTCAATTGACACGGTAGAAAACATAATTCAGTGCGTTTTCGATTATAAAAAGTCATGCatcgaattttataattatgtaaaaaaaagcaaaaatttcAGAAAAGTATGATTGGGCAACGAAGAGCAATGAAGATCAAGTTCAAGAAGTTGGGGAAGAGTGAAGACAAGAGagaatgattaaaataaaataaaattaaacatcattcaattacaatatgttaatattataattaaacatgattcaatttcttataataacactatcaaaaaatataataaattatttttattggggGAAGGGGGTGTCCTTGTCTATGGTCcaacaattatggcaaccctagttTACAataagaatgaaataaaaaattcagtCGTATTGAATGAATCTGCAAgcgcaaaaaaattataaatttgtagtTAGATAATGACTAATTTAGTGTATTTGGCTATAATTTCGTTTCGTTTTGTTAAGAAGTCAACTTTGCGTCTGACTAATTGATCATACGTTCAATTAGTATTGGATCTGAAATTCCATACATTTCAAACAAACCTAAATTGTATCGATTTAAATTGACTTTTATAgaccacatatatatatttgaagatGTTTCATATTCGGAACAGTGTTTATGTCGTAGATTCGCGGTCCATGAGAAAGACAATGGAACCGATCGAAAACGGGTAAAAATTTGATAGTAATAATAGGGCGAAGAAATCAATGAATAAATTCGACAATTACACAATTGGTACCCGTGTCGAATTTGCGCGTAAAAGTCCACGTGCGATTGCCATAGCCATAGCCATAGCTCACGTCGGGAACAAAAGATCGGATATGTTTATAACCTAGTGTCGAGGAGAAGACGAGCTGATGGTTGGAGACGGTcgaggggtggggtggggtggggtggggtagGAATCTGGCGTGGGGTCGACGACCGCGGATCGGCGAGCGGGGGCGCAGCCCTACCGCCGTAGAGCGTGGGCGAATCCTCGACGGGGCGGGGGCGGGAGGGGAGGGTGGGGAAGATGCGAGGGGGAGGAGTAAGAGGGGGTGCAGCTGATTTAGTTGATGAGCTCACCTGCGCGCTCACCGCAGCGTGCCGGTGTGCGGTGTGCGGTGTGCGATGTGCGATGCGATGCGGTGCGGTTCGGTGCGGTTCGGCGCGGTGGTAGCGGTGCGGTGCGTCTAGGTATGGAGTGGTGAGGCGAGTCAGGGCGGAGCGCCTCGGGTGAGCTGCGGGGCGGGCGGGGGGGGCGAAGTGCGAGGGGCGAGGGGCGTCGGCGTCTCAACTCGTCTGATGGCAGATCGCACGTGCGCCAAACGACTACCACAACCCCAGCCTACACTCGTCTACTACAGTACTACACTAGCGCCACCGCACACAAACACATTTCTCGTCTCGGTCCTAATCCCAAACTCGAAACGACCAGTGCGCCTGCAGCTTGCTTTGcgctttttttttgcaattatttCTACGGACGcgtttgggtataattcccttgaacttcggagaaacttttcgttaattcgtttcgttctctaggtattgcgtggtaatacgtcatgcccgttgttgctggaacagttgggactttatgttcctaataattatgtacgtggtagcggtctccgtgatttgacagaatgttaaattacagaaaacgcaaagatcaaaaaaaaatgatgcatggtaagcggtacatactcacttaatttgcgcgagcaggatacaacaggaacaagaggaatatgcttttcctcccgtgttaatgtgcgcgcgcagaatacgggaggaaaatcatgcaccatttttttttttatctttcgacttaagatctttcgattttcgatctttgcattctgatatttgcattttctataatttaacattctgtcaagtcacgtagacccacgtGGTAGacgttgtggcggctcgcttatacgacatggtcgagtttggttgccttcctgcgagtggggaccaacccgg
The nucleotide sequence above comes from Arctopsyche grandis isolate Sample6627 chromosome 4, ASM5162203v2, whole genome shotgun sequence. Encoded proteins:
- the rin gene encoding ras GTPase-activating protein-binding protein 2, with the translated sequence MVMEEPPSPESVGREFVRQYYTLLNKAPIHLHRFYNNMSSFIHGGLDASDRDAEPVIGQKEIHNRIQQLNFRDCHAKISQVDSQATLGNGVVVQVTGELSNGGQPMRRFTQTFVLAAQSPKQYYVHNDIFRYQDFVFSEEESEWGYSRGEEPAPQQPPPAALPAPYFPPPPAVTPTSVPVTSPNPAPVPPQPAHPDHASHNGHQDDIQGNISIPLAVSDSSCGEVDIGTQEFEPEIETIPPPAAVTTPPAPAPVHEPVPVVSSEPKTYANLVKSGQTGSNYNYVHNQVTSSAGVRVTSTVSRAETSSSTTTSTAPASAAASTQHRPRPMRTPRTDSSSEAGGGPGSGGTPPAGPGRRYSDSQQLFLGNLPHSATKEQLKAIFERFGTIVDLRVYSKPPNGPAGTNTNTGRVLPNYAFLTYDDPQSAQNCLTAAPLYYPSADSPEAQPLNVQEKKSRVGNSGGGGGGGGRGGGGGGGGGGGSGGPRMPRSTGFPRRPYQPQRR